The Nyctibius grandis isolate bNycGra1 chromosome 7, bNycGra1.pri, whole genome shotgun sequence region TAACTAGACAAAAAGTAAGCAATCATTACAACTATTGTAAAAGAACATTAGCACCTCTCTGTTGAGAGGGAAATGGTGCTTCCCAGCCTCAGCTCCTCAAGCCCTCTCAGCTCTTACAACACCTGTCTTGAAAAACAGTGCCATTTTACACACATGCCTCTACAGACAAGAGCCAAAGCTCAGAAGAGAAGAGGATAAGAAATGCCCTATTGCTTGGAGTCCACAGTTCCTCTAGGTATCAGCTCATATTCTGCCTGGACAACGGcaagaagaaatgctgtttaaaaaaaaaaaacccaaaacatgaCCCTGGCCACTGTCTGTGCTCTGCTTCCTTCACACTCCTCCAGCAGACAAAGCTGTTACATGAGGGATAGTAGAAGGCAAATCCTTGCCTAGTGATTTTTGGGATGCTGCTGAGGAACCTGATGTATCTAAATTTGGCTCATCCTTTTTTTGGAATCTGTTAGATAGTGTCCGCTTCTACAGCCTCCCATAGCAGCACATTCCCAAAATTCACCATTTCCTTTGAAAGGATTTGATCTGATTTAAACGAATCTACTAAACCCACCAAGTGCCCCTCTTCTAATACTGCCAGATTTGGGAGGTATTGGTTCTCCACTCCTCTCACCCACCACCTTCAGAGTTTGCAAGTCACAGCCATAACCCTCAGAGACCATCCTGACTGTCAGCCAATTTTCCCTTGGCTAAGTGCCTCCCGTGGGGCTGTGCTACTTTTCCCACAGCTTTAACCACCTGCGCATCATCAGCAACATCTTTCGAGATAATCCTGACACCCTGCTGCAAGCTCAGGGCATAAGCGACAAGTAATGGCTCCCACAGCAATCGTAACGGCTGAGGATCTGCCCGAGGCCCCTGGTTAGGCAGGGGTACGCCGTGCtgctggggaaagcagcagcaagagtcGATGCTGAACCTGGGCACAACAGGAAAAACTCCCCTCCCGTCCCTCGCACACCACAGGACGAGCTCGTTTTCCCATGGGATCTGCTAATGGAGTCGTGGTGTCAGGTAACTGCGGCTCGATTTCCGCCCCCCCCTCATTAAGGGTTGCTTAATGAGGCCTTGTCATACACGACTTCTCCGAGGGGAGTCTGACCGGCGGCAGGAGCACGGCCGGCAGCTCCGCTGGCAGCGACCCCGGCGGTCACCCCCCGAAGGCGGCGGCACAGCTCACCGCCCGGGGGGCAGCGGCAGGCACCGCCGGCCCTTCCTCAACACAGAACCGGGACGAGGGCCCAGCGCGGCGGCCGGGAGCGGGCGGGCCTGCTCAGGACAACGAGccgccccccgccaccgccgccgtCCCGACAGCCCCCCCCCGCTCGGCGCAGCCACAGGCCGAGCACCGGCGCCCTCAGTAACAGCCCACACGAACCAAATAGCACCAATGACCCACCACGGAGCGACGTTAACCGCCTCCTCCGCGGGCGGGAGGAGGCCCCTTACCAGCCGGGAGCCGTGCCCGCCCGGCGGCCCCCAGCGCCGCCGCGGAGCGGGTGCCctcaggggaggaggaggcgaGGGGACTCACCGCCGCCCGGAGGAGCGCCGCCAAGAcggagagcaggagcaggagccgCAGCATGACGGGCGGCAGCGGCCGGACAGGAAGCGCGGCCGGAGCGGCCGCTGCTCAACCCGCCTCCCCGTCACAGGGCGGTGTCAGCCCactgccccgccccgccccgccccgccgggcctgccccgcccggcccgctccgccccgccgggcccgctccgccccgccgggccTGCCGGGCCTgctccgccccgccgggccTGCCCCGCGGCAGTGCGCGGCAGAGGAAAAGGGGGGAGAAGGCCGCGGCGGTTGGCAGAGGAAAGAGCGTTCCCTCTGCCCGGCAGGTTTTTCTCTTGATCTGCAATGCAACGGCTCGCTCTGCACTCTCGGAAACAAATGGTCAAAGCCAGTAGTCAGCTGTATTTCCCGTCCTGCTCCTCAGGGTGTAACAGCTGCCGCAGTGCTCCAGAAGCGCAGAGAGCATCGACTCCATTGGAAGTGACACACGGCTTTCCATACAGCAGCTACTGCTGGTTTTCACTCCTGCCTGTTTCTCGGCATCTCTTTGTCAGGGCTGTGAGAGCATCCAACGGTGACAACTGCAGAACGTCCATCTCGGACACGCAAGGGGCTCTTCCTGGTTTCTTCCAAGCCCGCGGTGACAGTCCAGCAGCCTGTGAAGGCTCCCGAGACAGCAAAGTTTCTCCAGACTTCTCTCTCTCCATTGCGGGTGAGCGGTTAGGAAACGGGAGGGAGAGCTCTGACATTGAGgaggtgttaaagaaaattggcagagtccgggtctctaggtttgctggttttattaaacaactcagagttggacccaccaccgcagtgaatgggACCTGTCttaaattcactatcggtttatatagaaattaataagcaattacatcataaacttttcacgagcttctgttaataatccactatttcaattcctctttcttccttcaagagtccacaaaagtccattgtcaggagtccacaaaagtccattcttttccatcggtacgctgatctttatgttctggttccgctcccACTCcagtcgacaccccgtccttaatgttcttgctgtgatcagcgtcccatcttgatccgggttgaccagagtctggtttccactgccagcatctcctaagTCTATTTagagctttatttctattaatgttatTTCTAAGCAtcccatatttcttttaaagtaaagaaaaggttaaccacACATCctctttactaaaatcatcagaaggtaacacttctaggcctactcctgcttagctactcattaagctttgattgatgatttgttccgTCATAagtcaggattacacaaggagctttgagaacaatattcatggattgtgaaagcccacccgtgtttatcagatagacttatattaattattctagtCTTCATTCTAGAAGCTcctattctattcttcattcctTAGCTCCCCCTGGCGGACACGGACCCGCTTGCCCCAGCGCCCGCGCACACCCGCCCCGGCCCGGACCCCAACTGtcttcccccgcccccccgtCCCGACACCTCCCCCGGCCACGCCTCTGGTCCCGGTCCCGTTGCTCCCTTCTCCCCGCGGCGGCGACGTGGTGGCCGGTCGGCGGCTCCAGGCGTAGCCATGTGGCTGGCGCTGGCGGCgctggtggcggcggcgggggcgcagTACGAGCGCTACAGCTTCCGCAGCTTCCCGCGGGACGAGCTCATGCCGCTCGAGTCCGCCTACCGCTACGGCCTGGACCAGTACAGCACCGAGAACTGGCCCGAGAGCGTCAACTACCTGGAGGTCAGCATGCGGCTCTACCGCCTGCTGCGCGACAGCGAGGCCTTCTGCCACCGCAACTGCAGCGCCGCCGCGCAGCCCCCCCTCGCCGccgggcagccccccgccgccgccgccgccgggggaGCGCTGGCCGAGCTGCGCCTCCTGGCCGGGGTGCTGCGGCGGGCCCAGTGCCTGCGGCGCTGCAAGCAGGGGCTGCCCGCCTTCCGCCAGGCCCAGCCCGGCCGCGACCTGCTCCAGGACTTCCAGCGCCGAGAGCCCTACAAGTACCTACAGTTCGCCTACTTCAAGGTGAGGCCCGGCCCTGcgtccctcctcccctcccgtcccatctccctgcccagcctccgCTTCCCCCCCGGCCTTGGCTCCCCAAAGTCTCACCTGGTGCTGTGTCACCCTCCAGCCAAGCCAAGCCAAGCGTGTCTGTCAGCGTCGTGCTGGAGGGGGACAGTGTGGCGTGTCCCTGCACAGCCTTGATGGACGTGGGGGCCTCGTGTGCCCAGTGGTGGAAAAGCCTCCTGTTGTGCGGACCTCTCACCAGACCCTGCGAGCAGGTTACTGTGGGCTGTAGCTTCATTCCTCATCACCGCCTCCACACCAGTTTAGCTGCCAATTGTCGTCCACCCCACCTCCATTTCTCCCCCTCCGTGGCTGGGCCCCCCAGTCCCTGCGTGCCCTGGCTGCCCACGCTGCATTTCATCATCTTCTCCCTGGCAAGTCTTTCAGCCCCTTCCTCCCACCCACCTTGTGTGACCCACAGTTGGACCACCATGTGTCTTGTATTTCTTGCCCACGTAGTACCCTTGAGCTCACTCTTTACCAGGTTTTCCACGACTCATCGAGCCTGTCCCCTTGATTAGCCCTTCCAGTCCTTCCCAAACCCCCAGCCGCTGGACCCTGCCTCCTTGTCCTGTAGTTGTGCTCTTCCTACCCCTGCCCCTCTCATCTTTCTGTGACTGCTCTGCTATTGCAGGCGTTCTTCACTGCTTCTTCTCCCTCAGCATGTCCAGCTTCCTCGCCTTTTCTGTTCTGGTCCAGCTCTTCCAAgcgcagcagcccccagcctgtcaCTCGCAGGCAGCCTGGCAAAACTCCTGTTTTGTTACAGCCACCAGAAGCGAAAATTGGCTGCTGAAGCGTGATAGTAATAATAAACACCCTGGAAtggtgtttcctttttgctctTGGCTCAGCCAAGACTGGGGGTGCCTCTTTTAACAGATTTAATCCCATTTTTCTATCTTCTGGTCATCCTTCAGTCCAGGATCTAACTGACAATTTTCTCCCtcctcatcttcatcttctGTTCTCTAAATCAAGGTCCGTCCCTCATGCCATCCCCTCAGATACTGCAATTACTTGCATTTCAAATCAGTGGGACATCTGCGGGGGGAGAAAACAAGCTGAACTCTTTGGTTagattgttttctcttttaggGGTTCACTCCCAGTGTATCCCAGTACGCATTATATAGGGTTGTAtgcttgtgcattttttttgagattgCTGCTTGAAAACACCCATCGTCTTGGGTGTTGCTGTGTGTTATTTGTAGGAGTGCTGTTTTCTCATGACAATATTCAAGGGTTTTCCCAAAGTACACAAAGAGAAGCAAGGAAATGTGTTCTCATAACACAGGAACAGTATCCACATGCACAGTATCACACTGGCATAACTCTGTGCGTTTAAAGCCATCCCTAAGACCATGCAGAAGCACTTACCTTTATACGTTAAAGCCTCTGCACGCACATAACAGAAGGTATcaaacatgtttctttttgaGTAACAGAGCGGGCAGGCACTCCTTGCATTCTCAAAGCCATATACGCATACCAAAATGACATCACCACAAGCGTTTCCATTTCTTGTCTTTAACTATTCATTCCCCCCTGTGTTACAAACCAAGTTTGCAATGTATGGATCACAGCAAAAATCATCCCTGCGTGTCATTTCTGACACAGTTAAGTAACTGGCAGGTAGGAATGTGAGAGGGAAATTGGAGAaatccctccctctccctttaaactgtttttcagtCACATTTGCAGTAGGTTTGAGTGGTGCAGTTTGGTGTTTTTGCCTTTAGTGTCAGTTGTTTATATTGTCTTTCTTACTAGGTTGTAGTCCAGCTCTGAGCTCCTCTCACTGACTCGGGCAGTTTGGAATGGGCCTTATAGAGGTACAAACTGCTACAAACTGCTGTGTACAAAGGACTTTTTCCTGGCTGGtggttttctgcagaaaggaatGTCACTTCCCccactcccccaccccaccaacAGCATTTCTAATATAGGAAGAAGGCAGAGGGAAAcgctttgtgttattttttagaGTGACCATGTGTTTATTCAGGTGGGTTCAACAGTGAAATTTTGCCACGTCTTAGATCCTGGGAGTagatgtttctgtgctgctgcttgctcCTCTTGAGGGAGCTTTCTCATAGCCACTGAGTTCACTTAGGAATGTGTTTCtacaaaacctttttcttttctttttttttttttaagtggtgaAAATTGAAACCAAGTGTGAATTATGGACTAAGCAAAAATGAGAGACCTGTCGGCCTACCAACAAACAGGGTTAAAAGccagagcaggagagaaacTGGGCATTTGACGAAAGTGCAGCTGAGATTTCCCTTTGCGTTTAGCACTGTCTGGGCTGACTGGAAGCGCAGAGTTTTGGGACAGCCAGGAAGGGCGGCTGGCGGAGCGCCAGCGCTGGGACACttggagcagcacagcagcaagagCTCGTGTTAGGGTTGAAGTCTTTCTTTAGTGGAGTCGTCTCTCaagtttcttttggaaatgaaaggGTACCTTTTATGGATGCAAACAGAAGAGCGCGTGTGCGTGCGTGCTTGTGATTGTTGCTCGTGGTTTTACACGTACACCTCCATAAGCTATTTCAGATGTGAGGTGGAGCTCTAGATCACCTACACATCAACGTGCTGAATGGGTTCATATGGATCTTGGCTTAGAAGGGAAAGGGTTTTAACAGTTCACAAATAACGTAAGgcttttcctgtctctctcaCTCTTCCTAAATACGTGTATACATATTATTTagtttataaaaatatgtaaatatataaaataaaaaatataaatgcatgCGCACAGAAGTATATATGTATTTGGCACATGCAATTGTGAATGAGGAATACGTACTTCACAAAATACCTCTAACAGGGTTTAAGTTAGTTTTAAAATGGGTACAGAAAATCACATAATACATTAGGACCCAACTATTGAGCAAGTCCCTGCTGTTTGCTCTCACTTCGTAATGCCATCAGGAAGAGACATTATTGTAATACTGTATTCTGTGCTGCTGGGCAAATAAGCGACATAAGCACCATGTAAACATGGGAAGTGATTACTCCTGCCTAGTGTCCTTAGGTTAGTAATTGCTGTGAGATTAATCACACAGGAGCAACGGGCAGACTCATGTGCCTTGTCAGCTTCAGGAACAGGAGAAGGGGAATGGAAAAGAACCTGTGTTTTTTGCAACAAgaggagattttaaaaagaaaattaaaaaaacaaggaaatgttCACAGTGATGCAGCTAGGAGGAAAACTGAGAAGAATTCCCTCGGTTTTACTGGACCCATGTATCTGCTGAGACTGTGGTTTCAGCACAAGTCCATTTTGGAGTAGAGAGGCTGCAGGAAAGTTCATTGATAAAAACTGTGAATCTTTGAAGTGTTTTTACCAAttacccttttttccccccttcctcttttttcccattCCTGTGTAGGCTAATAACCTTCCAAAAGCTATTGCAGCAGCTCACACCTTTCTTCTGAAGCATCCAGATGATGAAATGATGCAAAGAAATATGGCCTACTATAAGAGCATACCTGATGCTGAGGAGCATATTAAAGACTTGGAGATAAAGCCTTATGAGGTATGCTTTTGATTCCAACCATGGTCTTTTGGAACCATTCTGTTACTTCTCTTACTGTGTGAGACGCCACGATCTCATTTGCTTACCTCTTCTCagttcttcctctcctttctctcttacTGTCTTCCTCCATCATCTCTCTTCTGACACCTTGATGTGCTCTTCCCTGTTCCCTAAGACACAAGAAATCAGGGACGGTGGCACAGCCGAAAGCTACTCCATGCAGATCACTGCTGGAGCTGAGCAGGTGCCTGGAGTTGTGCAAATGCAAGAgtgctggagcagcacagcGTAAAAGAACTGGGACATTTGGGGTTAAGACGCCATTGCAAATCTCTGTGTCAAAGCCTGTGCTTTAGAGTCACGCTGTTCCCTCTGCCCAGCAG contains the following coding sequences:
- the CRTAP gene encoding cartilage-associated protein is translated as MWLALAALVAAAGAQYERYSFRSFPRDELMPLESAYRYGLDQYSTENWPESVNYLEVSMRLYRLLRDSEAFCHRNCSAAAQPPLAAGQPPAAAAAGGALAELRLLAGVLRRAQCLRRCKQGLPAFRQAQPGRDLLQDFQRREPYKYLQFAYFKANNLPKAIAAAHTFLLKHPDDEMMQRNMAYYKSIPDAEEHIKDLEIKPYENLFVRAVRAYNGDNWRTSISDMELALPDFFKAYDDCSAACEGSREIKDFKDFYLSIADHYIEVLACKVQCESNLTPIIGGFVVEKFVATMYHYLQFAYYKLNDMKNAASCAASYLLFDQKDEVMKQNMVYYQYHKDKWGLKEEDFQPRSEAVRYHNITTLQLEMYEFAKEHLMDDDEGEVVEFLDELLEAEEKKES